Proteins encoded together in one Lathyrus oleraceus cultivar Zhongwan6 chromosome 5, CAAS_Psat_ZW6_1.0, whole genome shotgun sequence window:
- the LOC127088333 gene encoding AT-rich interactive domain-containing protein 5 — translation MEGGERIGEDMDLVHSENAAAAAAVGVGSVSQDQEMVDQADADTTISNVHSTPTPQAKVKNVTEMNNHSVINSAGEMSGYDETGTAMEREAFMKELESFYRSRSLEFKPPKFYGVPLNCLKLWRAVIKLGGYELVTGSKLWRQVGESFHPPKTCTTVSWTFRIFYEKALLEYEKHKRETGELQLPVGSLHQPSSVEKETTVYQAPGSGRARRDAAARAMQGWHAQRLLGYGEVAESAVKDKNFSPTQKREKNLKSIGVINKQRMPSGMDHADKTANIEGDRQLVTAVVDIGPPADWVKINVRETKDCFEVYALVPGLLREEVRVQSDPVGRLVITGTPEHVDNPWGITPFKKVVNLPSRIDPLQTSAIVSLHGRLFVRVPFEQGAV, via the exons ATGGAGGGTGGTGAGAGAATCGGAGAAGATATGGATCTCGTTCATTCTGAAaatgctgctgctgctgccgcTGTTGGTGTTGGTTCCGTTTCTCAGGATCAAGAAATGGTTGATCAAGCTGATGCTGATACAACAATTTCAAATGTCCATTCTACCCCTACTCCTCAGGCTAAAGTTAAGAATGTGACAGAAATGAATAATCATAGTGTGATAAACAGTGCTGGCGAG ATGAGTGGTTATGATGAGACTGGTACTGCTATGGAACGAGAAGCGTTTATGAAAGAGCTTGAGAGTTTTTATAGATCGAGGTCGTTAGAATTTAAGCCTCCTAAGTTTTATGGAGTGCCGTTGAATTGTCTCAA GTTATGGAGAGCTGTTATCAAACTGGGTGGCTATGAATTG GTAACTGGATCGAAGTTGTGGCGGCAAGTAGGAGAGTCTTTCCACCCTCCTAA GACTTGCACTACAGTCTCATGGACGTTTAGAATCTTTTATGAGAAG GCGCTTTTAGAGTATGAAAAGCATAAGAGAGAGACCGGGGAGCTACAGCTCCCTGTTGGATCACTCCATCAACCTTCAAGTGTGGAAAAAGAG ACCACTGTTTATCAGGCTCCAGGCTCAGGTAGAGCACGAAGGGATGCAGCAGCACGTGCAATGCAAGGTTGGCATGCTCAGCGCCTTCTTGGATATGGTGAGGTTGCTGAGTCAGCTGTTAAG GACAAGAACTTCAGTCCTACACAAAAACGTGAAAAGAACCTCAAAAGTATTG GTGTGATCAACAAACAGAGGATGCCATCTGGTATGGACCATGCTGACAAAACTGCAAATATAGAAGGAGACAGGCA ATTGGTCACTGCAGTAGTGGATATTGGACCCCCAGCTGACTGGGTTAAGATCAATGTGCGGGAAACG AAGGATTGTTTTGAAGTGTATGCGCTGGTTCCTGGGCTCCTTCGCGAGGAG GTGCGAGTTCAATCCGATCCAGTTGGACGACTTGTTATAACTGGTACGCCAGAACATGTTGACAATCCATGGGGTATCACCCCCTTCAAAAAG GTTGTGAACTTACCTTCGCGAATTGATCCACTTCAGACATCTGCCATTGTTAGTTTGCACGGCCGACTATTTGTACGCGTTCCTTTTGAGCAGGGAGCTGTATGA